The following is a genomic window from Streptomyces sp. cg36.
CCCGTGGACGTCGTCATCAGTCCGGTCAACACGCTGCGGGAAGTGGCCGCGCACATCGAGCGGGCGCTCGCCCAGGAGCACCGCCGCCCCACCGCCGACAGCGTGCACGGCCCCGGCTCGACCCGGCTCGACGCGGGCGATCTGCGGCTGGACGCGTTCCTCGGCGCGGAGGCCCTCGCGCGGGCCGCCGAGCGGCCGGCCGGTCCGCTGCCCGGGGCCAGGACCGTCCTGCTGACCGGCGCCAACGGCTACCTCGGCCGCTTCCTGTGCCTGGAGTGGCTGGAGCGGCTGGCCGAGCGCGACGGCACGCTGGTGTGCGTCGTGCGCGGCGCGTCGGCCGAGGCGGCCCGGGCCCGGCTCGACGCGGCCTTCGACAGCGGCGACCCGGAACTCGTCGAGCGCTACCGCAGGGCCGCCGCCGGACGCCTCCAGGTGGTCCCCGGCGACATCGGGGAACCGGACCTCGGGCTCGACGCGGCGACCTGGCGGCGGCTGGCCGACACCGTGGACCTGATCGTCCACCCGGCGGCCCAGGTCAACCACGTCCTGCCGTACGGCCAGTTGTTCGGCCCCAACGTACGGGGAACGGCCGAGCTGATCCGGCTCGCGGTCACCTCCCGGATCAAGCAGTTCACCTACCTGTCGACGGTCGCCGTCGTCTTCGGCAACGCGGCGGCGGCCGACGAGTCCGCCGACATCCGCACCGCCTGCGCGACGCGCGACCTCCGGGGCGAGTACGCCGACGGTTACGCGGCGGCCAAATGGGCCGGCGAGGTGCTGCTGCGCGAGGCGCACGACACGTTCGGCCTGCCGGTCACCGTCCTGCGCTCGAACCTGATCCTCGCGCACCCGCGCCACACCGGTCAGCTCAACGTCTCCGACGTCTTCACCCGCCTCGTGCTGAGCCTCCTGGCCACCGGGATCGCCCCCGGCAGCTTCTACGCCCAAGACACCGCAGAGGCCGCCGCACACAGCGCCGCCGCACACTACGACGCGCTCCCCGTGGACTTCACCGCCTGGGCCGTCACCGCGCTGGGCGACGCCGTGCGGGAGGGCTTCCGGACGTACAACGTGGTCAACCCGCACGAGGACGGCATCTCGCTGGACACGGTCGTCGACTGGCTGGCGGCGACGGGCCACCCCCTGACGAGGGTGGAGGACCACACCGAGTGGCTCACCCGCTTCGAAACAGCCCTGAAGAGCCTGCCCGACCGCCAGAAGCAGCACTCACTGCTCCCGTTGCTGCACGCCTTCACCACCCCGGAACAGCCCCACAACGGCTCCGCCCTCCCGTCGCCCCGCTTCCGCGCGGCGGTGCGGGCGGCGTCCCCGGACGGCGAACACACCATCCCCCACCTGTCACAGGCCCTGATCGGCAGGTACGTGACGGAACTGCGGGGGCGGGGCCTGGTGTGAGCCCGTGACCCACACGGACCCGCAGGAATGCCCGAGCCAGGGGGAGGACGTCTCGTCGGGCTACCGGCTACCCGGCCGTGGACCGCAGGTCGACGTCGTGGCGGTCGGAGGCGACGACGGACGGCAGGGGCAGGCCGCCGCGGCCGTCCAGCTGGACGAGGGTGGCGTCGACCTCGGCCGGGCCGGGCGTCACGCGGCCCCCGAAGCCCGGCCTGTCGTGGTTGGTCCAGGTGTGCTCGGCGCCGTCGCAGTTGGCCGCCGTCCCGCCGATGCCGTACCGGACGTTGCCGACCCGGACGCTGCTGGAGATGAAGACCGGGCCGGGGGCCGTGAGGGTGCAGCGGTAGGTGCCGGAGAGGGTGACGGTCCCGTCCGGGGCCACGGTCCCGACGGTGTCGGCGGTCACGGCCCCGGATCCGGCGGCGACGGCCGGACCGGTCAGCGCCAGCAGGACTCCGGCAACCACAGCGGCCCCACCGGCGACAAGGCTTCCTCGCACCAGCAATCCCCTTCCACCACACGCCCGAAAGGTGCGGGCGGCCCCCGCACACACGTATCAGCGTGACCTCTAACGCCACTTCCCTCGGGTGGTTACGGGGGTAATGAGAGGCAATCGGGTGATTTGCCCGCAGGGGGTGCTCGACCGGACCCCCGCCGGGTGGGTGTGCCACGGCCACCCGCCCCGGGCCGTCCGCGCCTACGTTGATACGCATGCACACGAACCGGCTGAGTGAGTTCCTGCGGGCCCGGCGCGCGTTGGTGCGGCCCGAGGACCACGCGATGCCCGCGGGGGCGCGCCGTACCCCCGGGCTGCGGCGCGAGGAGATCGCGGTGCTCGCGGGGGTGAGCACCGACTACTACGTACGGCTGGAGCAGGGGCGCGAGCGCAATCCCTCGCCGCAGGTCCTGCGGGCCCTCGCGGGCGCCCTGCTGCTGGGCGACGAGGAGGCCGCCTATCTGCGCGGACTGGTCGATCCGCCGCACCCCGGGCGTTCCGGGCCCGCCAGGGAGTACGCGGGTCCGCAGCTGGTGGCCCTGCTGGACGCGTGGGCGGACACCCCGGCCCTGCTCTACGGCCGCCACCTCGACCTGCTCGCCGTGAACTCCCTCGGCGAGGCCCTCTTCTCGTGGCTCGGCAGCGACACCAGCCTGATCACGGCGATGTTCCTCAACCCGGCCGCCCGCGACTTCTACCGGGACTGGCCCGTCGTCGCCCAGGGGTGCGTGGCCGCGCTCCGGGCCGCCAACCCCGCTCCGGACGACCAGCGGCTGCGGGAGCTGGTGGGTGAACTGGCCGTGCGCAGCCCCGACTTCGCCCGTATGTGGGCGCGCCACGAGGTCCGGGCCAAGACGGCCTCGGCCAAGCGCTTCCACCACCGGCTGGCCGGCGACCTCACCCTCGGCTTCGAGACCTTCTCCGTCAACAGTGCGCCCGGCCAGCACCTCGTCGTCTACCGCGCCGAGCCCGGCACCGCCGCCGAGCGGTCGCTGAACCTGCTCGCCGACGCGCCCTACGCCGATTTCCCGTTCACGGACGACCCTTCCAGCTGAGGCCCCCACTGAGCCCCCTCCGCTGAGGCCCCTTCTGGTGGGCCCCTCTCCGCTGATTCGCCGTTCGCCGGTTCGCCCGGCATCCCGACCGAAGGACACACCTCGTATGAGCACCCCTGCCCCTGACACCGGCACGCCTGTCGACCAGTCCGCCGACCA
Proteins encoded in this region:
- a CDS encoding DUF6299 family protein; protein product: MVAGVLLALTGPAVAAGSGAVTADTVGTVAPDGTVTLSGTYRCTLTAPGPVFISSSVRVGNVRYGIGGTAANCDGAEHTWTNHDRPGFGGRVTPGPAEVDATLVQLDGRGGLPLPSVVASDRHDVDLRSTAG
- a CDS encoding helix-turn-helix domain-containing protein produces the protein MHTNRLSEFLRARRALVRPEDHAMPAGARRTPGLRREEIAVLAGVSTDYYVRLEQGRERNPSPQVLRALAGALLLGDEEAAYLRGLVDPPHPGRSGPAREYAGPQLVALLDAWADTPALLYGRHLDLLAVNSLGEALFSWLGSDTSLITAMFLNPAARDFYRDWPVVAQGCVAALRAANPAPDDQRLRELVGELAVRSPDFARMWARHEVRAKTASAKRFHHRLAGDLTLGFETFSVNSAPGQHLVVYRAEPGTAAERSLNLLADAPYADFPFTDDPSS